One window from the genome of Pseudanabaena yagii GIHE-NHR1 encodes:
- a CDS encoding alr0857 family protein, whose product MDSDPRDFQVTYGSLKIAPLLRLIYSGASITMLKLTYTEAGLHLEKLDISLEEFVTNRMLLSLRSGSSIHIESSRAAFLLTADVVDLLLLKSVMSDQIASKLSVDKVDDRYVEVCFSGTWIANDLCAEEGTLVTALGDRVEFYLHKLWKLSESALTFANF is encoded by the coding sequence GTGGATAGCGATCCTCGCGATTTTCAAGTTACCTACGGCAGCTTGAAAATCGCTCCCCTACTTAGATTGATATATTCTGGAGCATCAATCACCATGTTGAAACTCACTTATACCGAAGCTGGATTGCACTTGGAGAAATTAGATATCTCCTTAGAGGAATTCGTCACCAATCGGATGTTGCTCAGTTTGCGTTCTGGCTCATCGATCCATATCGAATCCAGTCGCGCTGCTTTTCTCTTGACTGCGGATGTTGTTGATTTGTTATTACTCAAGTCCGTCATGTCCGATCAGATCGCGAGCAAGCTGAGCGTGGATAAGGTTGACGATCGCTATGTTGAGGTCTGCTTTAGTGGTACTTGGATCGCTAACGATCTCTGTGCTGAAGAAGGGACTCTCGTTACCGCTTTAGGAGATCGCGTCGAGTTCTATTTGCATAAGCTCTGGAAACTCAGCGAGTCCGCTTTAACATTCGCGAACTTCTAG
- a CDS encoding HNH endonuclease, producing the protein MQLINQYEPDVLRQSVVVFSQNYLPVSRINIKRAIALLVTGRAEPLELMSQQTWQVVSPRLVLQVPEHIRLTLTKSERFWRVPPVARREILRRDNHTCQYCGSTKKLTIDHVIPRSKGGLNTWENVVIACESCNQRKGNRTPQEANMTLRTKPKAPVHPTVAFAEQFWRSQQEINSG; encoded by the coding sequence ATGCAGCTTATTAACCAGTATGAACCAGATGTATTGAGGCAATCGGTAGTCGTGTTTTCGCAAAACTATCTGCCAGTGAGCCGTATCAATATCAAACGGGCGATCGCTTTGCTAGTCACAGGTCGCGCCGAACCCTTGGAACTAATGAGCCAACAAACATGGCAAGTTGTTTCCCCCAGACTAGTCCTGCAAGTGCCAGAACATATCCGTCTGACGCTGACGAAATCAGAACGATTTTGGCGAGTTCCACCCGTTGCCCGTAGAGAAATCCTGCGCCGTGACAATCACACTTGCCAATATTGTGGTAGCACCAAAAAACTAACGATCGATCACGTCATTCCTCGCTCTAAGGGTGGTCTGAATACTTGGGAAAACGTTGTCATTGCTTGCGAATCCTGCAATCAACGCAAGGGCAATCGCACTCCTCAGGAAGCAAATATGACTTTGAGGACTAAGCCGAAAGCACCCGTTCATCCCACCGTTGCTTTTGCGGAACAATTCTGGCGATCGCAACAAGAAATAAACAGTGGATAG
- a CDS encoding HD domain-containing protein, with protein sequence MPNFEANLKTTIHPVDEKLLALAIAIATKAHDGQFDKAGKPYISHPLTVMAQMDTLESKIVAVLHDAIEDSDLKITDLVQQGFPDFIVKAIAAITKLDGEAYEDYILRVKSNAIARKVKIADLTHNMDISRIANPTEKDFQRLEKYQKVLQELTT encoded by the coding sequence ATGCCAAATTTTGAAGCAAATTTAAAAACTACGATTCATCCTGTAGATGAAAAACTTCTTGCTTTAGCGATCGCGATCGCTACTAAAGCCCATGATGGTCAATTTGATAAAGCAGGTAAGCCCTATATTTCGCATCCCTTAACGGTGATGGCGCAGATGGACACCCTCGAAAGTAAGATTGTGGCGGTTTTGCACGATGCGATCGAAGATTCTGATCTGAAGATTACAGACCTAGTACAGCAAGGATTTCCCGACTTTATCGTTAAAGCGATCGCCGCTATTACTAAGCTAGATGGTGAGGCGTATGAAGATTACATTTTGCGGGTAAAGTCTAATGCGATCGCCCGTAAAGTCAAGATTGCTGATCTGACACACAATATGGATATCAGTCGGATTGCCAATCCTACAGAAAAGGATTTTCAGCGTTTAGAGAAATATCAAAAAGTTCTCCAAGAATTAACTACTTGA
- a CDS encoding response regulator, with translation MSSPLFSANKLNKANPLPKPKILVVDDEQDNLDLLYRTFRREFVVFRADSGLKALEILAKEGEMAAIISDQRMPEMKGTEFLRRTVSDFPDTMRIVLTGYTDITDLIDAINSGQVHKYITKPWEPDQLKSVVVEATQNYDLLKQRSEELSRSQAQNALLSVIIEITQSSHQLSNCVLPFASAFWQNFGADAVILQLVEHSALIDTQAICGNSYWDLATDPLVQTAIATGQSQICLNVDDPDQQYKTNIAIAITFREEVLGIFSMRWLSPNAISSGDVTAIQQCADEVAIALTCIRFYAKF, from the coding sequence ATGAGTTCACCTTTGTTTTCTGCTAATAAGCTAAATAAAGCTAATCCACTCCCAAAACCAAAGATTTTGGTGGTTGATGATGAGCAAGATAATCTTGATTTGCTATATCGCACTTTTCGTAGAGAATTTGTGGTGTTTCGCGCAGATAGTGGTCTGAAGGCGCTTGAAATTCTTGCAAAAGAGGGAGAAATGGCGGCGATTATTTCTGATCAACGGATGCCTGAAATGAAGGGGACAGAATTTCTGCGGCGGACTGTGTCAGATTTTCCTGACACCATGAGAATCGTACTGACTGGTTATACCGATATTACAGATTTGATTGATGCCATCAATTCAGGACAAGTTCATAAATATATTACTAAGCCTTGGGAGCCAGACCAACTGAAGTCAGTAGTGGTAGAGGCAACCCAAAATTACGATCTGCTGAAGCAACGTTCTGAGGAGTTGAGCCGATCGCAAGCTCAGAATGCTTTGTTGTCAGTAATTATAGAAATCACTCAAAGTTCTCACCAACTATCGAATTGTGTACTGCCCTTTGCGAGTGCCTTTTGGCAAAATTTTGGTGCAGATGCAGTGATTTTGCAGTTAGTTGAGCATAGCGCTCTAATTGATACTCAAGCAATATGTGGCAATTCCTATTGGGATTTAGCAACCGATCCTCTAGTACAGACAGCAATCGCCACAGGACAGTCACAAATTTGCTTGAATGTAGACGATCCTGATCAACAATATAAAACTAACATCGCGATCGCAATTACTTTTCGGGAAGAAGTTTTAGGCATATTTTCGATGAGATGGTTATCTCCAAATGCTATTAGCTCTGGCGATGTTACTGCAATTCAGCAATGCGCTGATGAAGTAGCGATCGCTCTTACCTGTATCCGTTTCTATGCCAAATTTTGA
- the fba gene encoding class II fructose-bisphosphate aldolase (catalyzes the reversible aldol condensation of dihydroxyacetonephosphate and glyceraldehyde 3-phosphate in the Calvin cycle, glycolysis, and/or gluconeogenesis), with amino-acid sequence MALVPMRLLLDHAAENGYGIPAFNVNNMEQIQAIMQAANETNSPVILQASRGARNYAGENFLRHLILAATETYPHLPIVMHQDHGNAPSTCYSAIQNGFTSVMMDGSLEADAKTPASYEYNVAVTSEVVKVAHAFGASVEGELGCLGSLETGKGEAEDGHGFEGALDHSQLLTDPDEAADFVERTQVDALAVAIGTSHGAYKFTRKPTGEILAISRIEEIHNRLPNTHLVMHGSSSVPEDLLALINEYGGAIPETYGVPVEEIQKGIKSGVRKVNIDTDCRLAITAAVREAMAKNPKEFDPRHFLKPSIKYMQKVCADRYVQFEAAGQASKIKQVSIYDFVPKYATGELKQVSRQAVKA; translated from the coding sequence ATGGCTTTAGTACCAATGCGCCTGCTGCTCGATCATGCGGCTGAAAATGGATATGGCATCCCTGCATTTAACGTCAACAACATGGAGCAGATCCAAGCGATCATGCAGGCTGCTAATGAAACCAACAGCCCTGTAATCCTACAAGCTTCTCGTGGTGCGCGCAATTACGCAGGTGAAAATTTCCTACGTCACTTGATTTTGGCTGCTACCGAAACTTATCCTCATCTCCCTATCGTGATGCACCAAGATCATGGTAATGCCCCTTCGACTTGCTACTCAGCAATCCAAAATGGCTTTACTAGTGTCATGATGGATGGCTCTTTGGAAGCTGATGCTAAGACTCCTGCTAGCTATGAGTACAACGTAGCTGTTACCTCAGAAGTAGTCAAAGTTGCCCATGCATTTGGCGCAAGCGTCGAAGGCGAATTAGGTTGCTTAGGTTCCCTTGAAACTGGTAAGGGCGAAGCAGAAGATGGACATGGTTTTGAAGGTGCTTTAGATCATTCCCAACTTTTGACCGATCCTGATGAAGCTGCTGACTTCGTTGAGCGTACTCAAGTTGACGCTTTGGCTGTAGCGATCGGTACTAGCCACGGTGCTTATAAGTTCACTCGCAAGCCTACTGGCGAAATCTTGGCTATTAGCCGCATTGAAGAAATTCATAACCGTCTACCTAATACTCACCTCGTCATGCATGGTTCTTCTTCAGTTCCTGAAGATCTACTTGCATTGATCAACGAGTATGGTGGTGCAATTCCTGAAACCTATGGTGTACCTGTTGAAGAAATTCAAAAGGGTATCAAGAGTGGTGTACGCAAGGTTAATATTGACACTGACTGTCGTCTTGCGATCACTGCTGCGGTGCGTGAAGCTATGGCGAAGAATCCTAAGGAATTTGATCCTCGTCATTTCTTGAAGCCATCGATCAAGTACATGCAAAAAGTATGTGCCGATCGCTATGTTCAGTTTGAAGCTGCTGGTCAAGCTAGCAAGATCAAGCAAGTTAGCATTTATGATTTCGTTCCTAAGTATGCTACAGGCGAATTGAAGCAAGTAAGCCGCCAAGCTGTTAAGGCTTAG
- the apcB gene encoding allophycocyanin subunit beta: MPQDAITSLISTYDATGKYFDRDALDTLKSYFATGNARLAASAAITANAASIVRKAGSQLFEEVPDLIRPGGNAYTTRRFAACLRDLDYYLRYASYALVAGNNDVLDERVLQGLRDTYSSLGVAIGPTVRGIQILKELVFDLVGESADWLGAPFEYMASELGENNL, encoded by the coding sequence ATGCCACAGGATGCAATCACTAGCCTGATCAGTACTTACGATGCCACTGGTAAATATTTTGATCGCGATGCCTTGGATACCCTCAAATCCTACTTTGCTACAGGTAACGCTCGTCTAGCGGCTTCGGCAGCAATCACCGCTAATGCTGCATCGATTGTCCGTAAAGCTGGCTCTCAGTTATTTGAAGAAGTTCCCGATCTGATCCGTCCCGGTGGCAACGCTTACACCACCCGTCGTTTTGCTGCTTGCTTACGTGATTTGGACTATTACCTACGTTATGCCTCCTATGCTCTAGTCGCTGGTAACAATGATGTCCTCGACGAAAGAGTATTACAGGGCTTGCGTGATACCTATAGCTCTCTAGGCGTAGCCATTGGACCTACTGTCCGTGGTATCCAAATTCTGAAGGAGCTAGTTTTTGATTTAGTAGGTGAAAGTGCTGATTGGCTCGGCGCACCTTTTGAATATATGGCTAGTGAATTGGGCGAAAACAATCTATAG
- a CDS encoding FIST signal transduction protein — translation MKWVTSLSTKISLEAAVQDLSQQVLAALGEQSLDLGFLFISTAFSSDYPRLLPLLAEKLPIKKLVGCSGGGIVGNGREFEDKPAIALLVGHLPNTEAKVFHLDDSELPDLDSSPDRWEKLTDVSPSLAPSFVLVGDPFSFPINDLIQGLDFAYPNAVKVGGLASSGGMGANALFCFHEENQYKLYRTGLLGVALWGDVTIDPVVAQGCRPIGKIMQVSECERNLILGLEGKPPLSLLQDTVGDLSQSDRELAQHSLFIGVVMNEFKANPSQGDFLIRNIIGVDPRSGAIAVGDRMRPGQRIQLHLRDGKASAEDLEEALINYMNQLNLEAPNVTPTAALMFSCMGRGERLYGKPNFDSELLQKHIGLIPFSGFFCSGEIGPVGGTTFLHGYTSVFGIVRPKS, via the coding sequence ATGAAGTGGGTTACTAGTCTTTCGACAAAAATATCGTTAGAAGCTGCGGTGCAAGATTTGTCTCAGCAAGTGCTGGCTGCACTCGGTGAGCAATCCCTTGATTTAGGTTTTTTATTTATATCTACGGCATTTTCCAGTGACTATCCACGCTTGCTACCTTTGCTTGCCGAAAAACTACCAATCAAAAAATTAGTTGGTTGCTCTGGTGGTGGGATCGTCGGCAATGGTCGTGAGTTTGAAGATAAGCCTGCGATCGCTCTTTTAGTCGGTCATTTGCCAAATACGGAAGCGAAAGTATTTCATCTCGATGATAGTGAGCTACCAGATCTTGATAGTTCTCCTGATCGATGGGAAAAACTGACGGATGTTAGTCCCTCTCTTGCACCTAGCTTTGTATTAGTTGGTGATCCTTTTTCCTTCCCGATTAATGACCTGATTCAAGGTCTAGACTTTGCCTATCCAAATGCGGTTAAGGTTGGTGGATTGGCTAGTAGTGGTGGTATGGGAGCTAATGCCCTATTTTGTTTTCATGAAGAAAATCAATATAAGCTTTATCGCACAGGTTTACTTGGTGTCGCACTATGGGGTGATGTAACCATTGATCCTGTGGTTGCTCAGGGTTGCCGTCCTATCGGTAAGATCATGCAGGTTTCGGAATGCGAGCGCAATTTGATTTTGGGACTAGAAGGTAAACCACCATTATCTTTATTGCAAGATACCGTTGGAGATTTGAGCCAAAGCGATCGCGAACTTGCTCAGCATTCATTATTTATCGGTGTAGTAATGAATGAGTTTAAGGCAAATCCATCACAGGGAGATTTCTTAATTCGCAATATTATTGGTGTCGATCCACGCTCTGGAGCGATCGCTGTTGGCGATCGGATGCGTCCGGGGCAAAGAATTCAGTTGCATTTACGAGATGGCAAGGCATCGGCTGAAGATTTAGAGGAAGCTCTGATCAACTACATGAATCAGTTAAATCTAGAGGCTCCTAATGTAACCCCTACGGCAGCCCTGATGTTTTCCTGTATGGGACGTGGTGAGCGTCTCTATGGCAAACCCAATTTTGATTCAGAGTTATTACAAAAGCACATTGGCTTAATTCCCTTTAGTGGCTTTTTCTGTTCTGGAGAAATTGGACCTGTTGGCGGTACAACTTTTTTGCATGGCTATACCTCAGTTTTTGGTATTGTCAGACCCAAAAGTTAA
- a CDS encoding restriction endonuclease subunit R encodes MTDGKVLEGTVKALSILPLLRLAGFYRAPIKMQMEQEIDRINIEDEDISITGRLDLICVNKDRPKMSDIAFWVLAIESKNTSISASEGLPQLLTYAYKSLENQKTVWGLTTNGVYYEFVYIQQSVDQDSYSTYQPLPSLHLMEPESSEKLLQVLKAICKVQNGLL; translated from the coding sequence TTGACAGATGGAAAAGTCTTAGAAGGCACGGTCAAGGCACTATCAATTTTGCCATTGTTAAGATTAGCAGGCTTTTATCGTGCGCCGATCAAGATGCAAATGGAGCAGGAAATAGATCGGATTAATATTGAAGATGAGGATATAAGTATTACGGGGCGATTAGATCTGATCTGTGTTAATAAAGATCGCCCCAAAATGAGTGATATTGCCTTTTGGGTTTTAGCGATCGAATCAAAGAATACGAGTATCAGCGCTTCGGAAGGATTACCGCAACTATTGACCTATGCCTATAAAAGTTTAGAAAATCAAAAAACGGTATGGGGTTTAACCACCAATGGTGTGTATTACGAGTTTGTGTATATCCAACAAAGTGTTGATCAAGACTCCTACTCCACTTATCAGCCGTTACCATCGTTGCATTTAATGGAACCTGAGTCTTCTGAAAAACTATTGCAAGTCTTAAAAGCAATTTGCAAAGTTCAAAATGGTCTTCTTTAG
- the dxs gene encoding 1-deoxy-D-xylulose-5-phosphate synthase, whose translation MRLSEVTHPNQLHGLTISQLESIAKEIRQKHLETIAATGGHLGPGLGVVELTLALYQTLDLDRDKVVWDVGHQAYPHKLITGRYKNFHTLRQKDGIAGYLNRRESEFDHFGAGHASTSISAALGMAIARDLQGDNYKTVAIIGDGSLTGGMALEAINHAGHLPKTNLLVVLNDNEMSISPNVGAIPKYLNKMRLSPPMKFITNNLEGQIRNIPFVGEQISPEIERIKDNLKIVTMVQNKVGAVFEELGFTYIGPVDGHNLKELIDTFKMAHTLTGPVMVHVSTTKGKGYSYAEADRVGYHAQNSFDLATGKAKPSTSSKPKPPSYSKVFADTLIKLAEHDKRIVAITAAMSTGTGLDKFQAALPNQFIDVGIAEQHAVTVAAGMACEGMRPVAAIYSTFLQRAYDQIIHDVCIQNLPVFFCLDRAGIVGADGPTHQGMYDISYLRCIPNIVLMAPKDEAEMQSMIVTGLTHNGAIAMRYPRGNGVGAPLQDEDIEPLPIGKAEVLREGKDVLLLAYGSMVYPSLQVAELLNEHGVSATVVNARFAKPLDTELILPLAQKIGKVVTLEEGCLMGGFGSAVLEAMNDANVLAPVYRIGVPDILVEHASPEQSFNSLGMSSGQICDRILNQFAFNKQTAASAS comes from the coding sequence ATGCGGCTAAGTGAAGTTACCCACCCTAACCAGTTGCATGGTTTAACAATCTCGCAATTGGAGTCAATCGCAAAGGAAATTCGGCAAAAACATTTAGAAACGATCGCGGCTACAGGCGGACACCTCGGTCCGGGGCTAGGCGTAGTCGAGCTAACCCTCGCCCTATACCAAACCCTTGACTTGGATCGCGACAAGGTGGTGTGGGATGTGGGGCATCAAGCCTATCCCCATAAATTGATCACAGGACGCTACAAAAATTTCCATACCTTGCGTCAAAAGGATGGGATTGCAGGCTACCTCAACCGTCGCGAAAGTGAATTTGACCATTTCGGGGCAGGTCACGCATCGACTAGTATTTCGGCGGCTTTGGGTATGGCGATCGCCCGTGATTTACAAGGCGATAATTACAAAACAGTAGCGATCATCGGTGATGGCTCCTTGACAGGTGGCATGGCGCTAGAAGCGATCAACCACGCAGGACATCTTCCCAAAACGAATTTATTAGTTGTCCTCAATGACAATGAAATGTCGATTTCTCCCAACGTGGGCGCAATTCCTAAGTATTTGAATAAAATGCGCCTCAGCCCCCCGATGAAATTTATCACCAACAACCTTGAGGGACAGATCCGCAATATCCCCTTTGTCGGCGAACAAATCAGTCCTGAGATTGAGCGCATTAAGGACAATCTCAAGATTGTGACGATGGTACAAAACAAAGTGGGAGCCGTATTTGAAGAACTCGGCTTTACTTACATTGGTCCCGTCGATGGTCACAATCTCAAGGAATTGATCGATACCTTCAAGATGGCGCATACGCTCACAGGTCCCGTCATGGTTCACGTTAGCACCACTAAGGGCAAGGGTTACAGCTACGCTGAAGCCGATCGCGTGGGATACCACGCTCAAAACTCCTTTGACCTCGCCACAGGTAAAGCAAAACCATCAACTTCTAGCAAGCCCAAACCTCCTAGCTACTCCAAGGTTTTTGCGGATACGCTGATTAAACTTGCTGAGCATGACAAGCGTATCGTTGCCATTACCGCCGCCATGTCCACTGGTACAGGTTTAGACAAGTTCCAAGCGGCTCTCCCCAATCAGTTTATTGATGTTGGCATTGCGGAACAACATGCTGTTACTGTCGCCGCAGGGATGGCTTGTGAAGGAATGCGCCCCGTTGCTGCAATTTATTCCACATTCCTCCAACGCGCCTACGATCAGATCATCCATGATGTCTGTATCCAGAATTTGCCCGTTTTCTTTTGTCTCGATCGCGCAGGTATTGTCGGAGCCGATGGTCCTACTCACCAAGGAATGTATGACATTTCCTATCTGCGCTGTATCCCTAACATCGTGCTGATGGCTCCCAAGGACGAAGCCGAAATGCAAAGCATGATCGTTACGGGCTTAACTCACAATGGCGCGATCGCCATGCGTTATCCTCGCGGTAATGGCGTAGGCGCACCATTACAGGATGAGGACATCGAGCCATTACCAATCGGCAAAGCGGAAGTTTTGCGCGAAGGTAAGGATGTCTTGTTACTTGCCTATGGCTCAATGGTTTATCCTTCGCTACAGGTTGCGGAACTTCTCAATGAGCATGGAGTTAGCGCCACAGTTGTGAATGCTCGCTTTGCGAAGCCCCTAGATACCGAGCTAATCCTGCCCCTTGCTCAAAAAATCGGTAAGGTGGTCACCCTTGAAGAAGGTTGCTTAATGGGTGGATTTGGTAGTGCTGTTTTAGAAGCGATGAATGATGCGAATGTATTGGCTCCCGTTTACCGCATCGGGGTTCCCGATATTCTCGTTGAACATGCTTCCCCAGAGCAGTCTTTCAATTCTCTTGGTATGTCTAGCGGTCAAATCTGCGATCGCATTCTCAACCAGTTTGCCTTTAATAAGCAAACTGCGGCAAGTGCTAGTTAA
- a CDS encoding phage tail protein, translating to MDPLIGQIAIFPWNWAPKHWAKCDGQLLPISQNCALFALIGTEFGGDGKNSFALPKMPPIKTENVDESGNDRGGDLAYYIALQGYFPARD from the coding sequence ATGGATCCACTAATTGGTCAGATTGCCATTTTCCCTTGGAATTGGGCACCGAAACATTGGGCAAAATGTGATGGACAACTTCTTCCTATTTCTCAAAACTGTGCCTTATTCGCATTGATTGGGACTGAGTTTGGTGGAGATGGCAAAAATAGTTTTGCACTCCCCAAAATGCCTCCAATTAAAACAGAAAATGTTGATGAGAGCGGTAACGACCGTGGTGGTGATTTAGCTTATTACATTGCCTTGCAAGGTTACTTCCCTGCCAGAGATTAA
- a CDS encoding sensor histidine kinase: MLSASPDLIALARSQIILLTQSLGAVASAMYITENVADGMPPNLIEVAVFPEEGAIALPETFSAEALPTLSMGTGGLVRQRRFILPLIYEEAILGFLMTGREDRDWFDYEQSQIQQIANTLAIACALDRRNQWLAANQQRNYEEQSNFLASLLHQLRNPLTAIRTFAQLLSRRIVADDPNQKFVTGILRETQHIQDLLSEADRPAPLLLSEAEHEKALLPAATMELTEIDLSEILDGITNFASAIAQERNIQFLSNIPSHLPKVLGNESALREAIGNLAENALKYTPKGGYVLLGADVKPDTVYIYVQDTGVGIPDADLPRLFERNFRGRQAESEIAGTGLGLAIANELVQKMEGSIHVISQVGKGSTFAVTLKRSL; this comes from the coding sequence ATGCTCTCCGCAAGTCCCGATCTCATAGCCCTAGCCCGATCGCAAATTATTTTACTGACCCAGAGTTTGGGGGCAGTAGCTAGCGCTATGTATATCACTGAAAATGTGGCAGATGGGATGCCGCCCAACTTGATCGAAGTTGCCGTGTTTCCAGAGGAGGGGGCGATCGCTTTACCTGAGACTTTTTCGGCTGAGGCTTTGCCAACTTTATCGATGGGGACTGGTGGTTTAGTCAGACAACGTCGCTTTATTTTGCCCTTAATTTATGAAGAGGCAATTTTAGGTTTTTTGATGACGGGACGGGAAGATCGGGACTGGTTTGATTATGAACAATCACAAATTCAACAAATTGCCAATACTTTAGCGATCGCCTGTGCGCTTGATCGCCGCAATCAATGGTTGGCGGCTAATCAACAGCGTAATTACGAAGAACAAAGTAACTTTTTAGCCTCACTGCTGCATCAACTCCGCAATCCTCTCACCGCAATTCGCACCTTTGCCCAGCTATTATCACGGCGAATTGTTGCTGACGATCCTAATCAAAAGTTTGTAACGGGAATTTTGCGCGAAACTCAGCATATTCAAGACTTGCTCAGTGAAGCCGATCGCCCTGCGCCACTCTTACTATCGGAAGCCGAACATGAAAAAGCGCTCTTACCTGCGGCAACAATGGAGCTAACCGAGATTGATCTGAGTGAAATTTTAGATGGAATTACTAACTTTGCTAGTGCGATCGCCCAAGAACGGAATATTCAGTTTCTATCAAATATCCCTTCCCATTTACCCAAAGTTTTGGGTAACGAGTCTGCACTTAGAGAAGCGATCGGAAATCTTGCCGAGAATGCACTCAAATACACGCCTAAAGGTGGCTATGTATTACTAGGTGCGGATGTCAAACCTGACACAGTTTATATCTATGTCCAAGATACGGGTGTGGGCATTCCTGATGCAGATTTGCCGCGCTTATTTGAACGTAATTTCCGTGGTAGACAAGCGGAAAGTGAGATCGCAGGTACGGGTTTAGGACTAGCGATCGCTAATGAGTTAGTCCAAAAAATGGAAGGCAGTATCCATGTGATCAGTCAAGTTGGTAAAGGTAGTACTTTTGCTGTGACACTCAAGCGATCGCTATAG
- a CDS encoding GNAT family N-acetyltransferase, with protein MTQPQFKIRPATIQDVPAIFSLILALADYEKLSDQVTGDSQTLQADLFGENPCIEAIVAEIEPNQIVGFALFFTSYSTFLTRRGIYLEDLFVLSEYRGIGIGKALITNLAQIAVSRDYGRFEWSVLDWNAPAIAFYTRIGAEILPDWRICRVTGAALAQLAG; from the coding sequence ATGACTCAACCGCAATTTAAGATTCGTCCCGCCACAATTCAGGATGTTCCAGCCATTTTTTCGCTAATTCTTGCCCTTGCTGACTATGAGAAACTCTCGGATCAGGTCACAGGCGACAGTCAAACTCTCCAAGCAGATCTATTTGGCGAAAATCCTTGTATTGAAGCGATCGTTGCGGAGATAGAACCGAATCAAATTGTAGGATTTGCCCTGTTTTTTACCAGCTATTCCACCTTCCTCACCCGTCGCGGCATCTATCTCGAAGATTTATTTGTACTATCGGAATATCGCGGCATTGGCATTGGTAAAGCTCTAATTACTAACCTTGCTCAGATTGCAGTATCCAGAGACTATGGTCGCTTTGAGTGGTCAGTTTTAGATTGGAATGCACCTGCGATCGCCTTTTATACTCGCATTGGTGCGGAAATCCTGCCTGATTGGCGCATTTGTCGGGTTACGGGTGCAGCATTAGCGCAATTAGCAGGATAG
- a CDS encoding MAPEG family protein, translated as MNLTLTPSQILLYGIAIAGGLIYLPYIVVAYGRVSVGYDVNAPRAMFDRLPDYAKRATWAHQNSFEVFALFAAAALTAYVSNSASDKTSLDILIFLAARVLFTLFYILDLPWLRSPMWAISMVCIGGLFSASLF; from the coding sequence ATGAACCTGACTTTAACTCCATCACAAATACTGCTCTATGGAATTGCGATCGCTGGGGGACTGATCTACTTGCCTTACATCGTTGTCGCCTACGGACGGGTGAGTGTTGGCTATGACGTAAATGCACCGAGAGCAATGTTTGATCGCTTACCTGACTATGCCAAACGCGCTACATGGGCGCACCAAAATTCCTTTGAAGTATTTGCTTTATTTGCGGCTGCTGCCCTCACGGCATATGTCAGTAACTCTGCCTCTGATAAGACTTCCCTCGATATATTGATATTTTTAGCAGCAAGGGTTTTGTTTACCTTGTTCTATATTCTTGATTTACCTTGGTTGCGATCGCCGATGTGGGCAATCAGTATGGTCTGCATTGGTGGACTATTTTCTGCAAGTCTTTTCTAA